Genomic window (Cryomorphaceae bacterium 1068):
ACGTTTCGGATAATCAGCGCAGTCTTGTCCAAGAGCTGGGCTGTAGTCAGGCTACTTAAGCCGGATCGAACCTTAAAGTTCATAATCTCGAAATTTAGTAAAACGCCTCACACGTCGTTGTGTTTTTGGTCGCTACTAAAGCATACCATTCGGGCTGTCAGAAAGTTACATGCCCATCAGACCGAAATCTGAAAAATGTCGATAAACTGTAAGTAACTGTTAATGTACTGTTTAAGAATTTCGGCAGAAAGTTGAAAATCATTTATTGGCCAGCCAAAAAATGGAAGAGATGCAGGGGGCAATGTTATAGCTTTTTGAAAAAAAGCTGTTGATGCAAGGGGACAGGCTATAGATTTAAGGGCACAGGCTATAGATTTTTTGGCATAGCCTTTTGATTTGGACGGACCCGTTATTGAAATAGGTGAAGAGGCTGTGGATGGAAAGGTGGAGGGGGTGGATTTTTGGGTTGGTGATGGGGGGGCGACGTTTAGTATATGAAAAGTAGGCGATTTCGAAGCACTAAACTTTCGATTAAGCAAGAGTTTTGATACGAGCTACAAGCCTTGATTTCACTACTGTTTCGCCTATTTTTTATATACATTGTTACGTGCAGTCTTTATTCTAATGTTTTAAGTATATATTTGGGAACCATCTCATTTGGAGGCGTACTTTTACCATAAATAGCGTAAGAGTTATAATTCCCACCCGTAAATATGGTAATCATATCCAATTGGGGCCATATTTGTATTTTCTGACCACCATTACCTGTCGCTAAGAACGAGTTGTATTCTTTACCATCTCTCAGATAGTATTTATGCTGCCAGAAATATCCATAATCTCCTTTATATGTGGTAAAAGTTTTGTCCAGCCATTCTTTTGATACTATTTGCTTACCTTGCCATTGCCCCTTTTCTTTATTAACTAGTGCCAACTTTAACAAATCTCTTGGCGTTGCATATAGTTGATTGAAAGTGTTTATACTCGATGGATTGGGCTCAAAAGTCCACTTGTAATTGGAAATTCCTAATGGTTCAAAAAGATGTTCTTGAGCAAAATCTTCTATCTTTTGCCCAGTAGCTTCTTCAATTAGGCTATTTATTGTAAGTGAACATCCTGTGCAATAAGACGAAAATTGGCCAGGCTCTGATACCATAGGTAAGTCTAAAGTATGCTTCACCCAGTCTTCACTTTGCATCATTGCTGATTCATTTCCAGCACTTTCTGGATTGTTATTTTCGCAATCCATACCATGACGGTACATGAGAAAATCCTTAATAGTGATTCTTTTTTTTCGCTCATCTATATTGGCAATCTCAGGGTACTTAGAACTGAAATATGGTATCAATTTATCATTTTCGCTTTTCACGTAGCCTTTGTCAATTGCGATCCCAAGAAGTATGCCTTTTAGAGATTTACCAGCAGAGCGCAATTGATGCATTGTGTTTTTATCATAACCATAGAAATACTCTTCTAGGACAAGTTTTCCGTCTTTATAAACAAGAATGCTATGAACATCAGGATAGTTTCCTTTTATGGTTTCTTTTACCATCTCAAAAATGGTTTCAGGATTTTCAATTACGTTATTAATGTTTCCCGTTTCTATTCCATCTGAAGTCATTTCAGGAATTTGATAGGTGTAGTTTTCAGCTTTTCGAAAAAGGTCTCTACGTGGAAGCATTTCTGGTTTGTCGAATGCAGTGGTTATTAATTTAAAATTTTGCCCACCAGCATTATAACCTGAAATCTTGTCTTCGATATCTCTTTGAAAAACTACAGGGTCATTTTGAATATTTACAAAACTGTCTTGAGCTATTTGTTTCAAAGGATATTTGGCGTTGTCAATAATTGCATACAAGGTAGTATCCAATTCGGATGCTACTATCTCCAAGGATGAATTACCAACATATTCATAACTGCCTTCATATTGGGTTAACTTTTCAAATTTGTTTTGTTCCTTTTGTTTAGAACATCCTATTAGAAATGGAATTATGAACAAAATATTTTTCATTTTATATCTCAGTTTTTTTTTGATTCGTTCTATTCAGCTTGCACATAACGCTCAGGCTATGCTCAGTGTCCCGAAGGGGATTGAGTATAGGTGATGTTGGGCTTAGTATTTTTTACATTTTCCTCAATTCGTTCAATACTTTATCCCCGTCTGGAGTTAAACTGAAGGTCGCAAACCCTTCCTTCCATTGATCATGCGTGACATGTCTCAATAGACCCAATTCCAAGAATAAATTAAGTTCCTTAGAGTTTTTCGAAATGGTATTGCCTTTTCTCACTTCCGTTGCTGTATTTCTAAATGCTTGCAATGCTTTGTTGTCACTTAGCTTCTCTATTATTATCTCGATATCATTCTTTATTCGTGTTTTAGGAGTTTCTTGAGCTTTAGGAGATGGCTTACTATCAGTCGTGTCGTTAATTGTCTCGGCTTGGGCTCTGAGAATTTCACGATTAGATTCCTCAAGCACCTTGATTTCTGATTCAAGCAGAGACTTAGCTTCTCGTTCTTGGTTCAGCCTAACTTGAAGTTCATCGCGCTGATTTCGGACAATTTCATACGTTTCTTTCATGACTATGGAGCTAACGTCAAGTTTTGAGTATAACCACGGCTTAACTCTCTTCTCCGAGAGTGTTACAATGATTCTTGAAAAATTTAGCAAAAGGTATGTGACTATCAGTGCTCCAAAAG
Coding sequences:
- a CDS encoding serine hydrolase — its product is MKNILFIIPFLIGCSKQKEQNKFEKLTQYEGSYEYVGNSSLEIVASELDTTLYAIIDNAKYPLKQIAQDSFVNIQNDPVVFQRDIEDKISGYNAGGQNFKLITTAFDKPEMLPRRDLFRKAENYTYQIPEMTSDGIETGNINNVIENPETIFEMVKETIKGNYPDVHSILVYKDGKLVLEEYFYGYDKNTMHQLRSAGKSLKGILLGIAIDKGYVKSENDKLIPYFSSKYPEIANIDERKKRITIKDFLMYRHGMDCENNNPESAGNESAMMQSEDWVKHTLDLPMVSEPGQFSSYCTGCSLTINSLIEEATGQKIEDFAQEHLFEPLGISNYKWTFEPNPSSINTFNQLYATPRDLLKLALVNKEKGQWQGKQIVSKEWLDKTFTTYKGDYGYFWQHKYYLRDGKEYNSFLATGNGGQKIQIWPQLDMITIFTGGNYNSYAIYGKSTPPNEMVPKYILKTLE